A genomic segment from Chrysemys picta bellii isolate R12L10 chromosome 11, ASM1138683v2, whole genome shotgun sequence encodes:
- the SP5 gene encoding transcription factor Sp5, producing MAAVAVLRNDSLQAFLQDRTPSASPDLAKHSPLALLAATCSRIGQPGTAPSDFLQVSYDPSLGSPSRIFHPWSSEMPAHSPGGLPPPHPSLGLTPQKSHLQPSFGGAHELPLTPPADPSYPYEFSPVKMLPSSMAALPSSCPPAYVPYAAQAALPPGYSNLLPPPQPCRQLSPNPAPEDIPWWSLQQAGAPGGCSHRFPAAALPRSLVLGPSDLAQYQTQIAALLQTKSPLAATARRCRRCRCPNCQAAAGSAPEAEPGRKKQHICHIPGCGKVYGKTSHLKAHLRWHTGERPFVCNWLFCGKSFTRSDELQRHLRTHTGEKRFACPECGKRFMRSDHLAKHVKTHQNKKLKAAGDGVKREDTRGL from the exons ATGGCCGCAGTGGCCGTCCTCCGGAACGACTCCCTGCAGGCTTTCCTCCAG GATCGCACCCCCAGCGCCTCTCCAGACTTGGCGAAGCACTCGCCCCTGGCGCTCTTGGCCGCCACCTGTAGCCGGATCGGACAGCCGGGCACCGCCCCTTCGGATTTCCTGCAGGTCTCCTACGACCCATCTCTGGGATCCCCATCCAGGATCTTCCACCCGTGGAGTAGCGAAATGCCAGCCCATTCCCCCGGGGGGCTCCCCCCTCCgcatcccagcctggggctcACCCCCCAGAAGAGCCACCTGCAGCCTTCCTTCGGGGGCGCTCACGagctgcccctcacccccccggCTGACCCTTCCTACCCCTATGAGTTCTCCCCAGTCAAGATGCTCCCTTCCTCCATGGCCGCCTTACCCTCCAGCTGCCCCCCGGCCTACGTCCCCTACGCCGCCCAGGCCGCCCTGCCTCCCGGCTACTCCAACCTGCTgcccccgccgcagccctgcaggCAGCTCTCCCCCAACCCGGCCCCCGAGGACATCCCCTGGTGGAGCCTCCAGCAGGCGGGGGCGCCTGGCGGCTGCAGCCACCGCTTCCCTGCCGCCGCCCTGCCGAGGAGCCTGGTGCTGGGCCCCTCGGACCTGGCCCAGTACCAGACGCAGATCGCCGCCCTGCTGCAGACCAAGTCACCCCTGGCGGCCACGGCCCGGCGCTGCCGCCGCTGCCGCTGCCCCAACTGCCAGGCGGCGGCGGGAAGCGCCCCGGAGGCGGAGCCGGGCCGGAAGAAGCAGCACATCTGCCACATCCCGGGCTGCGGCAAGGTCTACGGCAAGACCTCGCACCTGAAGGCGCATCTGCGCTGGCACACGGGCGAGCGGCCCTTCGTCTGCAACTGGCTCTTCTGCGGCAAGAGCTTCACGCGCTCGGACGAGCTGCAGCGGCACCTGCGGACTCACACGGGCGAGAAGCGCTTCGCCTGCCCCGAGTGCGGCAAGCGCTTCATGCGCAGCGACCACCTGGCCAAGCACGTGAAGACCCACCAGAACAAGAAGCTCAAAGCCGCGGGCGACGGCGTGAAGCGGGAGGACACGCGGGGCCTGTGA